The following nucleotide sequence is from Pedobacter sp. PACM 27299.
AGGGTAAGGTCACAGAACAAGGCAGCGGGGATCCCCTGATCGGCGTAAGTGTGCTGCTAAAGGGAACAAAGGTTGGGGCCAGCACCAATCAGGATGGAAAGTTTTCTATGCAGGTGCCAAAAGAAGGGGCGGCCACGTTGGTATTCAGCTATATTGGTTATATCAAGAAAGAAATTGTTGTTGGCGACAGGAGCACGGTTAATGTCATCCTCGCTGAGGACAGCAAGAACTTAAACGATGTGGTGGTGATCGGATATGGGACTTCTAAAAAAGCAGACCTGGTCAGTTCAGTGGCACAGGTGGATATGAAAGACCTGGTTAAAGCCCCAGTTCGTTCGATCGATGAGGCCCTTGCAGGCCGTGTTGCCGGTGTACAGGTGAACTCTTCAGATGGACAGCCGGGTTCTTCGGTAAATATCGTGATCAGAGGGGCCAACTCTATCACTCAAAATAACAGCCCTTTATATGTAGTAGATGGTTTTCCGATCGAAGGTTTTAACCTGAACGTATTCGATCCTCAGGAAGTAGAATCTATTGATGTGCTTAAAGATGCTTCTGCAACCTCTATTTATGGGGCAAGGGGGGCGAATGGGGTGATCATGATTACGACTAAAAAAGGAAAAGTAGGAGATCCGGTGATTTCTTTTAACCCTACACTGAGTTTAGATAAAAATATCAAAACGATGAAGTTGATGAACAACTACGAGTTTGCGAAAATGCAATTGGAGTTTGTTCCTAACTCTCCAGGCTCGGCAGCAGATCCAACTCCGATTTATGTCTTACTGACCAGACCGAACAGAACGCTGGAAGATTATAGAAATGTTCCATTTACAGATTGGCAGGAGCCGTTTTTTCAGACAGGTGTAAGACAGGATTATTCTTTGGCTTTAAGGGGTGGTGCCGGCAAAACTGTTTACTCCGTTTCCGGAAATATCAATGATCAGAAAGGAACCATCATCAATACCGCTTACAAAAGGTACCAGGGGCGGGTGACTTTAGATCAGACCATCAATAATAAGTTGAAAGTAGGAATTAATGCCAATTACGCTTATTTACTGCGTTCTGGAAATTCTGCATCGCAGGGAACTGGCGGAAGTGGTACTACTAATATTCTGTACAGTGTTTGGGGATATAATCCGACCAGTGAGCTGACCTTTGATGATGCATTGGATGAGACTACTGCCAGTGGTATTGATTATAAATTCAATCCGATTCTGAACCAGAAAAACCTGGTTAGGAATAATACAACACATAATCTGAATGCCAGCGGTTACCTGGATTATGCCATCCTTCCTGCTTTAAAATTAAGGATCACTGGGGGGATCAATAATTCCAGAGTGATCAGTGAGGTGTTTAACAATTCGAATACCTATCCTGGTAGTCCAAAGACTTCTCCAGGGAAAATCAATGGGGTGAACGGTTCTATCGTTGAAGCCAACAACAACAACTGGTCAAATGAGAATACGCTGACCTATACGAAAACATTTAATAAAAAACACAACCTGAATATGCTGGCTGGTTTTTCTACCCAGGGGAATACTTCCAATGCTTATGGCTTTGGGGCGATTCTTTTGCCTAATGAAAAGTTGGGAATCAGCGGCTTAAATGAAGGGACTATTAGTCCGGTAACTACAGCTACCAGTTCGTTATGGACATTGGCTTCGTTTTTTGGAAGAGCGAAATACAATTACCAGTCTAAATATTATCTGGAAGCTTCCTACCGTGCAGATGGTTCTTCGAAGTTTTCTACGGATAACAAATGGAGCTTTTTCCCTTCTATCGGGGCTTCCTGGCGCTTTATTAAGGAGGATTTCCTGAAAGACAGTAAAATCCTTTCTGATGGTAAATTGAGGGCCAGCTACGGTAAAACAGGAAATAACAGGGTAAGTGACTTTGCTTATTTATCGTCGATAGACATCCTTCCGGGCAATTCCTATCCATGGAACAATAGCTATGTGACAAGTGTGATTCCTACCACCATCGGAAATCCGAAGGTGAAATGGGAAACTACGGATCAGTATGATGCAGGTATAGACCTGGCCTTTTTGAACAACAGGATCTCGCTGACCGCTGATGTGTATAAGAAGAATACAAAAGACTTATTATTGAGGGCAACATTGCCAACTTCATCTGGTTATACTTCGGCATTTAAGAATGTGGGCGCGGTGTCTAACAGAGGTTTGGAGCTGACGATCAGCACTGTCAATATCAATAAGAAAGATTTCCAGTGGAACAGCAGTTTCAACATTTCTTTCAATAGAAATAAAGTTTTAGCCCTGGCTGAAGATCAGGAAACCTTGTTGTCTACGACCAGCTGGGACAATGCTTATTCCAATATTCCATCTTATATCGCGAAAATCGGTGAACCATTGGGCTTGATGTACGGCTTTATCTGGGAGGGAAATTATCAGTACAACGACTTCAACAAAACCTCTACTGGCGAGTACCTGTTAAAGGATAATGTGCCTGGCAATGGTTCCAGCAGACAGAATATCCAGCCTGGAGACATTAAGTACAAAGACCTCAATGGTGACGGTACCATCAATTCTGCGGATAATACGGTGATTGGGAATAGCCTACCGCTACATACCGGTGGTTTTTCTAACAACTTCAGGTATAAGAACTTTGATTTGAACGTATTTTTTCAATGGTCTTATGGCAATGATATTCAGAATACCAACCGTTTGGTGTTTGAAGGAAATGGATTGGGGAAAAGATTTTTGGAGCAATTCGACAGCTATTCCAACCGCTGGTCGCCAGAAAATCAAGGGGCATCAAATTACCGTACCGGAGGTTTTTCTGTGGCAGGTTATTCGTCCAGAACGGTAGAAGATGGATCTTTCCTACGATTGAAGACCGTTTCATTTGGCTATAACGTCCCTAAAACCTTGTTGAAAAAATTGAAGGTGAAATCAATTAGAATGTTCCTTTCCGCGCAGAATCTATATACCTGGACAAAGTATACTGGTCTTGATCCGGAGGTGAGCACCTACAATTCGGTGTTAACCGGAGGCTTCGATTATAGTGGTTATCCTAGGGCAAGAACTATTGCTTTTGGTGCAAACGTTAATTTCTAACCTACAAATCCTATTCAAATGAAAAAGTTAATATTTTCAATTCTTCTGTTGAGTGTAGGGTTAACTTCCTGCAAAAAGTTCCTGGGGACCGTACCTACAGATAATTTACTGCCTAAAGAATATTATGATACGGAAGCAAAGCTGCTGAATGCTTTGGCAGGGGTATATTACCCACTATCTACCGAGCAGTTATATGCGAATTTTTTAAATACAGATTTCAACGTTTCTGATGAGGCATTTTACCAGAGGTCTACACAGGCTGATGGGGTAGCCGTCTATAATTTTGACTATTCCAATGTGAATGTTGCTGGCTTATGGCAGCAGTGTTATATGGGGATTGAGCGTGCAAATTTGCTGATCAGTAATATTAATGTCGCCAGTATGGAGGAGTCGAAACGCAAACCTATTTTGGGCGAAGCACTGTTCCTGCGCGGCTATTATTATTTTCTGCTTGTGAGCAATTATGGTGATGTACCGCTTAAAATTGAACCTACTAAATCGCCATCAGGCGAAGATGTTCAGTTGCAACGGACACCGGTAAGCGCAGTATATGCACAGATTCTAGCGGATATGGAGCAGGCAGAAAGCCTGACGAGCAACATTACTGATTTCGGATTTAGCGGTAGAGTGGCCAAAACTACGGTTCAGGGAATATTGGCCAGGGTTTGTTTAACAATGGCTGGAGCACCTTTAAAAGAGGAGTCAAAATATGCAGCTGCAAAGGCCTGGGCTTTAAAAGTAAAAGAATCCGGATTACACAGTTTAAATCCGAGTTATAAGCAGCTGTTTGTAAACATGCACCAAGATTTGTATGATATCAAAGAAAGCATGTGGGAAGTAGAGTTTAAAGGAAATGGAGCAGATGGCCTGGGCTCTGGAGGCAGGGTAGGCAGCTTAGCAGGAATCCAGCAGCAGGCGACCAATGGTATTGAACTGAAAATTGGGTATTGTTATGGATTTTTGCACACGACTACAAAACTGTTTAATCTATTTCAGCCAGGTGATTTAAGAAGGGACTGGAATATTGCGCCTTTCAATTACATCAGCACTTATACCGACCGTTATTATTATAACTATTATACTCCTGCTCAGATCTTCAACCGTGATGCCGCGAAATTTAGAAGAGAGGCTTATTTGAATGACAATAAAAACAAAAATGTAACTCCTATCAATTATCCTCTTTTAAGGTATGCAGATGTTTTATTGATGCTGGCAGAGGCCGAGAATCATTTGAATGGGGCAACCAGTCTGGCTTATGATGCCATCAATCAGGTGAGGAGAAGGGCTTATGGCATTAATGTGGCAACGGCCAATATGAGCGTTTCCGTGTTAAATAACATCAATTTAGCAACCCCAGGAAATACAGGATATAACATTACTTTGAACAATATCCCGGTGACCATTACTGGCGGCGGCGGTACAGGTGCTACTGCACAGGCCTCCGTTTCTACTGCTAATGGAAAAGTAACGGCCATCTCGGTATTAAATCCAGGTTCGGGCTATACTTCGGTACCAACGGTTACGATTGGAACTTCATGGATCGCAGGCAATGTTTATAGTGTGGGTACACAGGTATTCAATGGAAATAATTTATATACGGTAACTGTCGCTGGTACGGCGACGGCAACAGGGCCTACTCAAACTTCTGGTGCTTCTTCTGCTGCGGTAACTGGAGCTGTGTTTACTTATGCCGGGATCAGAGCGACGGCAACTGCAACTATTGCGACTTCGGTGGTTGACCTGACTGCAGGATTGAGCAAAGATAAATTCCAGGAGGCCATTGAAGACGAACGTGCGATGGAACTTTGCTTTGAGGCTTTGAGAAAACCAGATTTGATTCGCTGGGGTAAATGGCAGAGCACGATGAATGCAGTTGGTGCAGATATCCGGGCAACTGGTGGCACGACCTTTTCTTACGGTGGTTTGGCTGGTTCTAATGTACAGCCGAAACATGTGCTGTTCCCAATTCCGGCAGCAGAGATTACAGTAAATAAAGCGGCAGTTCAGAACCCAGGTTGGTAATCCTTTAAACATAGAAATTATGAAACTTTTAAATATAAGCTTAATGGCCGGCGTATTATTTTTATCGGCCTGCAGCAAATCAATCGACGAAAAGCCTGTTTCATTTGAGGTCATGAGTACGAAAACAAATGGAGAAGCAAGTGCTGCATTTAATACAAAAGATACGATTGTTTATAAAATCAATGGTAATCCTGATGTGCTCACTTTTTATTCGGGTGCTATTGGTCAGCGTTACGAGTTTAAAGACCGGATCACAGCAAATGGGAAGGCGCAGCTTCAATTTACTTCGTTAAGGGCAAATGGTACGCAAGCGAATTCCATTCAGTTATTGGTATCCTCGGATTTCAAAGGAGTAGTGGCGAAGTCGCAGACGATCCTGGGCGTGATTACGAGAGATACAGCGGCCACGAATGCTAATATTGCTGCAGCGACCTGGGTGGATATTAGTAGTCGTGCGGCCTGGTCTACGGGAACGGCGCTTTCATCGGGGCTCATCGATCTTTCCGATTTTACGGAGCAGGGGAAACCCGTATTTATTGCCTTTAAATACATCGCGACTCCAGGAACGATCCAGAATAAATGGACCATCACTGCGCTTTCTCTCCAAAATGTGCTGGAAGATAAGACGGTTTATACGCAGGCAAATTTTGCTGCTTCCAACCAATCCATTACCAATTACGGTGTAAATAGTCCGGGTTTAGGTTGGTTGAGTATCAGCAATCCGAATTTAAATACGCTGAATTACAACTGGGTTTACAGTGCAGGGATTGGTACTGCGGGTTCATTGGTGATTACCGGTGCGAGCACTGCGGCAGCGGCTACCGCTCCGGCGGAGTCCTGGGCTATAATGGGGGCTGTTGATTTGAGAAAAGTGACGCCTGACGCTGGGCTTGCGGTGAAGGACATCAATACCTTATTGAAAACTTACAAGCCATTGGTCGCTTATCCAGCAGGTGCTTACAATGTGACATTTGTAGCCTCAAACAACACTGTGGATGGGATGTCGGCGGTGGTCAGACAATTGCCAATTACCATTACTAATCCCTGATTTTCTTTAAAATCAGCAGGACTTCAGTCAGAAAAATAAAATATATTAGCAAATATAACCTACAAATACACACGAATGAAATTAACTAATCTTAGGAAGAAAGGGCGTAACCTGCTGCTGGCATCAGCGTTGGCGGTGTCGGTAACCACTTCTTCATTCTTATTGTTCTCGCCAAAATCGGCAATGATTAAAAAGGATTTTGCTGTTGCAGAGCAGCAGTACGGGCAAATGCTGAAAACGGCTAAAGACTTAAGTCAGTTTCCACGAACTACCAACAAAGACGGCTCGGTAAAGAGTACTGATGTCTGGGACTGGACGGGTGGATTTTTTCCAGGCGGACTGTGGTATATCTATGAATATACTCAGAAGCCAGAGTGGAAAGCTGCGGCGACAAAATGGACGGAAGCCTTGGAAAAAGGGCAGTTTTTAACGCAGCACCATGATGTTGGCTTTGTGATGTACTGCTCGTATGGCAATGCATTAAGGTTTGAAAAAGATCCGGAAAAAATAGAGAAATACCATAAGATCTTAATCCAGTCGGCAGAGTCTGCATTGACGAGGTTTGATCCTAAAGTAGGCCTGATTAAATCATGGAATGCGAAGAAATCATGGGATAATAAGACGACCTGGCTATATCCGGTGATCATTGATAACATGATGAATTTAGAAATGCTGTGTTACGTTTCAAAGTTAACAGGAAATCCAAAATACAAAGATGTGGCTATTAGTCATGCTTTGAATACGATGAAGAATCATTTCAGACCGGATTTCAGTACTTACCATGTAGTAGATTACGATGCGAATGGAAATGTGGTTCATCAGCAAACCAATCAAGGGTATGCAGACAATTCGACCTGGTCTCGTGGACAAGGCTGGGCCATCTATGGTTTCACGATGATGTACAGAGAGACAAAGGATCAGCGCTTTTTGGAAGCAGCTGAAAAAGCAGCAGATTTTTACATCAACCATCCAAATCTGCCAAAAGATAAGATTCCTTATTGGGACTTTAATGTGAATCAGGCAGGATATCAGCCGGATTGGGCTTATGATGCGAAGAAACTAAATTATATTCCACGTGATGCTTCGGCAGGATCGCTGACGGCATCGGCTTTATTGGAATTGAGTACATTTTCAGCAAATGGTCCGCAGTATTTTAAACAGGCAGAACAGATGTTAACCTCTTTGTCTGGTCCGGATTATTTAGCTAAACCAGGTACTAATTCTGGTTTTATCCTGAAACATTCTGTGGGTAGTTTGCCTCATAATTCTGAGGTTGATGTACCCTTGGTTTACGCAGATTATTACTTTTTAGAGGCTTTACTGAGGTATCAGAAGTTGGTGAAGTAACATTTGAAAGAAATGTAAAACCCCTTAAATCAATAGATTTAAGGGGTTTTTTGTAAGCAGTTATGAAGAATGTAAATTCCCCATTAACGGATCCGTAAAACTCTCTTTCGAATGTTCTACATGCCCTGCAAACTGCTGACTATAGGTTTGATTTTTATCAGTGGTTACGGTAAAGTCATACCAGTTGTGGCTTGCTTTTAATTCAATCGGAATAAAGATTTCCTGCTGACTTTTATTGAGCACTGCATTGATCACCGGTTTTTTATAGCTGTTGTCTTTTATGACTATTTTAATCGGGTTGCCTTTGGCCAGGCGTCTGATGTGTAACATTACATTTCCATTAGGTTTACTACCCTCTTTTTCAGCTTGATACTTTAATGAGATCCCGATTTCAGGATCATTGGCATTACCGATATATCTGCGGTAAAAACCATTCGCACTATAGAATTTCAAGTCGTAGGATTGCTTGCTGAAATCGGCTAATGGCCAATGGTAATCAATGGTGTCACCTGCATCAACTGTGAAATCCCAGTTCTTATCTCCAGAATACACGATAAAACCGGCGCCTTTTGCCTTTTCTCCAAAAAACTTAGTTCCGGCAGTAAAATCGATTTTTACCTGTTTGCCTGCGGGGTCTAAAACAGCATGTGCATATAGTTCATAAGGAATTGCATTTGCAGGTTTAATTCCTGGTTCCTGTTTCGGTAAATTTGGATTGCCTTTCGGGTTTTTCAGGATTTCATCAATCGCTGCTCTATCCAGGTTCTTGAAGTTGTTGGGTAGTTTCGCAAATTGAGCCTTGTGAATCCCCTCTAAGAAAGGCATTCTTTCCACTGTTTTAGGCAATGGGATATTCTCGCCATTGTAAGGTCTGAAAACAGAGGTTAAATCACCACAGAGGCTTCTTCTCCAGGAGCTGATGTTATCTTCATGGATCTTCTGACCGGTTTTTTGGGATAGGAAGTGTTCCAGAAACTGGATAGAGGAGGTGTGGTCAAAGGTTTGAGAATTGACATATCCACCTCTTGACCATGGAGAAATGACGACCATAGGTACGCGGAAACCGAGGCCTACTGTACTTTCTCTTTTACTGTTTTCTCCTTTGTAAATATATTCTGAACTGCTGTCTAAGGATTTTGATATTTTTCCTTTGGTTTCATCTTTAGGGTTTGGCGCTACAAATGGTGGTAAGTGGTCAAAATAGCCGTCATTTTCATCGTAGGTCAGGATAAAGATTGTTTTTTTCCAGACTTCTGGGTTTTTGGTCAGGATGTCCATGGCTTCTGATAAGTACCAGGCACCATACCAAGGCGCTCCTGGATGATCGGAGAAATTACATGGGGCCACTAACCAGGAAACGGTAGGCAGTTTTCCGGCATCCACATCCGCACGGAACTGATGCAAGACATCACCTTTCGGGATTTTTGCAGTACGTTCGGTACCATTGTCATTATAGGTATGGGTTTCCACAGTATGGAAATCCGGATCGTTCCTATTGGTGACAAAGGCTCTGTTATGTAAATCCTGCTGTTCTGTACTTAGTTTCTCCAATGGATTAAGTTCGAGGAATTCGATCTCTTTGCTGACAAAATCAAGGTTCTTCTGAAGTTTTGGGTCTGCCTTTTCTTTCAGTTTAGCTTCCAGTTGGGTTTTCGCTTTACGGAGGTAGACCAGGTGTTCAGGGTGTCTTTTTACATGGTATTGTTTAAAGAATTCCATGTCGTTGTCGGTGAAGTTGGCCAGCCAGCTTTCTTCTTCATCTTCCAGACCTACGCCTACACTAAGTTCATTCTGATAAATTTTCCAATCTACTTCATGTTTTGACAAGCGTTCCGGAAAAGTGCTCCAGGAAACGCGTTCTGAGCCGTCGATATAACCATTGGAATGGTGTGCGGTAGAAGTTGCATTTTGTTCTTCTCTGATTTTTCCGGTCCAGAAGAAACATCTATTCGGACTTGTTCCGGTTAAAATAGAGCAAAAGTTATGGTCGCAAACGGTAAAGGCATCCGCTAATGAATAGTAAAAGGGAATGTCTTCGCGGTTGTAATAGCCCATGGTTAAAGGCATATCTGCATATTCCTTATTGCCGGATCTTTTCGCTTCCAGCCAGCCATCATAACGGCCATTGTTGCGGGCATCCACCTGATTTTCCCAGGAATGGGGCAGGGCACTCATCCAGGTGGCTTTGGTGTCTTTAATATTTAAGCGGAAGGGGGCATAAGTTTCTCCTTTTTTATTGCTTTGCAGCCATACCGGATATTGATTGGGAAGGGTAATTGCCCTTGGGTTGTTAAAACCTCTGACCCCTTTAAGTGTACCGAATGCATGGTCAAATGAACGGTTTTCCTGCATTAGAAAGACCACGTGTTCTGCATCTAAATAACTGCTTCCCAAGCTGGGATTAATGGCCATTGCCTTTTGGATGGAGGCGGGTAACATCCCTGCCATTCCTAAAGCACCGGTTAGCAAGGTGGCTTTTTTAATAAAATCTCTTCTGGTTTCCATTTGGTTTGTGTGTTTTAAAAAAAAGGATTGATCAGTCGAAACTAATCAATCCTTTTAAAAATTATCATTTAGCAACGTTTATTTTACCCACCAAACTTGTTGGTCGATTTTGTCATTTCCTGCACCGAATTGATTTTCGATTGCTTTAGAAACATTGGTTCTATTGTTGTCATATTCCGATAGTGGGTAGATCCAGCGGTAAGGTACATTTACACCTGATGCACGGCGAAAATCAGGATAACCTGTCCTCAGGTAGTCATAGAAGGCGCTCCATCCGGATTGGAAAAATGTTCTCAGGTATTTTTGAGTGATGATCAGCTCTGTTTTTTGTGCGGTCGTGGTACTCAATGAAAAATCATTGATTGGCAGTGCTAAATACTCATTGGCTTTTTGTTCTGTAAAATAGTTTGCAGCTCCTTTAACATAGGTCTGGTAAAATTTAAAGGAAGCTTTAACTCCATTTTTATAATGCTGATTGGCATCACCTGCCACCCAGTTTTTAACGATGGCTTCTGCAATGATGAGTTCTTGCTCTGCAAAGCCCATGAGCACTAAGGGTTCATTTTCAGCTTCTGTTGGAAAACGATCGTGTACTTTTGATACTTTTCCTGCTGCTGCTTTGAGACTAGTTTCTGCGTAAGGAGCGGCAGGATCACCACCTTCATAAGCAGTAAAGTCGTCGATGGCCTTTCCTGCTTCTTTAGCTATTTTTGTTTGCGCACAGTAGAAGAATAAGCGGGGGTCTTTTCTGGCTTGGAGCTGTTCAATAAAGGTCGCGCTCATAAACATTCCTGAACCAAATCCGCTGGAATTAAATTCCGGGTAACGATTTCCATCCTGATCTTTAAATACCAGCTGGCCATCGCCATCAACCTCTAAGATCGGCTCGTTTTGCATGATTTGCGCAAAGGTTTCTTTTAGTTTTAAATCGCCGTCTGCTTCTTTCTTTGATAAGGTCATCAATACTTTTAGCCGGAAAGAGTTGACCAGTTTGCGCCATTTTACAGGAGCGCCCTTATAGATAATATCACCTGCAATGGTCAGGTTTGGATTCATGTCTTTCAGCATTGCATTTGCTTCTTCAAGTTCTTTAAGGATGCCCATGAATACTGTTTTTTGCGTGTCGTAAGCAGGAGCGGCATAGCCTTGTACAGCTTCACCTTTCAGGGCTTGAGTATAAGGAATGTCCCCAAAAGTCAGGGTTAAATTATAGAAATAATAAGCCCGGAAGAATTTGGCTAGTGCGATGTAGGAAGGATCATTTACACGGTTGGCCTCTTCCATCATTTTGGTCACGTTTCTAAGGCTGGAATAGGGGGCGAATTCGCCTCTTCCCCATTTGAAATATTGGCCCTGACTTTCTCCATCAGTCTGCACAAGCATTCTATTTACGTACAAAGGGGAGGTGCCGCTAAAAGCGCGAAAAGTATCCCATTCCACTTTTGTAAGCAATAATTGAGGGTGAGTCTGTAAGGGTTTATTCGGATCTATATTCATGAAATCCTGATCCTTACAAGAGGATAGCAAGAGTGTCGCTGCTAATAAACTATATATTAATTTTTTCATCGTTGTTGTTCTTTGATAGTTTGTATTTAAAGTTTAACGCCCAGTGAGAAGCCAATAAATCTGGTTGAAGGATCCTGAAGGTCATTGTCGTTACCAAAGTCTGGATCCAGGATTGGCATTTTCTTCCACATCAATGGATTATAGCTGTAAACAGATAGTTTTACTGATTTTAAGCTGCCGAATTTGGCTATTTTTGCCAGGTCATATCCAAGGGATACTCTTCTTAATTTAAAGAATGAGCGGTCAAAGACGTTGGCAAATTTCTTGTTTTCTTTTTCGCTCACCCTGGCTTCGTAAGGGTAGGTCTGACTCCAGGTCTGCCAGTTTACAGCGGTTGTATTTTGCTTATAGGTTCTGGTGTCGGACAATACGTTTCCGTTCACATCTCTTTTCAGTTCACCACCGGTAACCACTACACCATTTGGTACATAGATTGATTTTCCCGCTGCATATTCTTCATCTCTGAATTCTACAGAGCTCGGGTGTTTACCACCCCACCACATTTTTTCAATGGTTACGGAGCGCATCACCCCACCCCATGCACCATCAATGTCAATGTTGACATCAAATCCTTTGATCGTGAATTTGTTTTGAAGGCCAAGGCGCCAGCTTGGGTCATTGTGACCAAGGTTTACTTTAAAGTTATCTTTTGTTGGCATTCCTGTATTTGCATCCAGGATCACTTCTCCAGAGGCACTTTTCATCCAGGTGGTTCCATAAAAGCTGTCTGCTCTATCATTAAGGAACAGGTCGCCGAATTTCTCTTTGTTTTCGTAGATCTCCGTTAGTTTCTTAGCAGAAGCACTCCAGTTTGCAGCGATGTTCCAGCTGAAATTTTTGTTTTTGATTGCAGTAAAATTACCCATGATCTCCAATCCCTGAGTTTTGTATTTATTGCCGTTTACTTTACGTGTTTTGAAACCAGAAGCTTCGGAAGTATTTAGGTCAATGATTTGATTTTCATCAAGGACATTGTAATAGGTGAATTCCAAACCTACTCTTTTTAGTATCGAAGTGGATACACCGACCTCATAAGAAGTTGATTTTTCCGGCATAATGTTAGGGTTTACAATGCCTTCAGGATAGGAAACTGAAGGGATAGTGCCGTAAGTGACATCTTTGTTATAGGTAGAATTTACGCTGTACGGAGCAAGATCATTGGATACTTTTGCCCATGAGGTGTATACTTTCAGGTAGTCCATTGCTTTTGGCAATTTGATATAATCTGAAACCATTGTACTTAAAGATGCCGAAGGATAAAAGTATGATCTGTTTTCTTTGGTAAGGGTAGAAGACCAGTCGTTTCTACCAGTTACGTTCAGGTAAACAGCATTAAAAATGTCGAAGTTTGCAGAAGCGTAGACACTTCGGATAGACTTTTGCTCCAGGGAGTTTTTAGCTTGTACAGGTCCTTGTGTATTGTTCAAATTATATACAAAAGGGACAATTAAACCATCACTTGACGCATATTCCTGCTGTACATCCCTGTTGAAGGTAGATGCACCTGCATTTACAGTGAAGTTCAGGTCCTTTGAAATTTCCTTATTGTAGGAAGCCAGGAAATCAAGGTCAATGTTTGTTTGTGAATTGTTCCACATCTTGTAATCTCCGTTTCTTGAATCGCCATAGTTCATATAGGACTTAGGACTCTTCATATCTTCAAAAGACTTCTTTTCACGGCCGGAAGCTCTTGCTTGTAAGCTCAATCCCGGCATGACCTGCCATCTTAATTTTGCTTGTGCATTTAACACGTTTCTATTGGTAGACTGCGTTAATTCTTCCGACGCGAAGTATGGATTGTTGTACCATGCGTAGTTGTAATTTGCTTGTCTGTAGCCTTCTAATCCTGGAACATACATGTGGTCTCTCAGGTCTTTTCCGTTTACATCATCACCCATCCAGATTAAAATAGTGTACATGTGGTTTTTAGGGCCGTAACCATATCTTGGATAATTTGGTGAGGACACCTTGTTATAAGATAATGTGGCATCTAATTCAAGGTCGCTGCTCAGTTTAAAGGAGGAGTTGAAGTTTGCGCCACCAGTTGTTAATGAGGTGTTTGGCACCTGTCCGCGTTGGTATCCATAAGTTCCGGATACAAAAAACTTAGCTTTATCAGATTTGTAGGCGACAGAGAAATCATTATTAGTGACGATTCCTGGTCTAAGGAAATCTTTTAGGTTGTCGTGTCTTACCCAGTCGGTAGGCACTCTTTCA
It contains:
- a CDS encoding DUF5017 domain-containing protein, with protein sequence MKLLNISLMAGVLFLSACSKSIDEKPVSFEVMSTKTNGEASAAFNTKDTIVYKINGNPDVLTFYSGAIGQRYEFKDRITANGKAQLQFTSLRANGTQANSIQLLVSSDFKGVVAKSQTILGVITRDTAATNANIAAATWVDISSRAAWSTGTALSSGLIDLSDFTEQGKPVFIAFKYIATPGTIQNKWTITALSLQNVLEDKTVYTQANFAASNQSITNYGVNSPGLGWLSISNPNLNTLNYNWVYSAGIGTAGSLVITGASTAAAATAPAESWAIMGAVDLRKVTPDAGLAVKDINTLLKTYKPLVAYPAGAYNVTFVASNNTVDGMSAVVRQLPITITNP
- a CDS encoding SusC/RagA family TonB-linked outer membrane protein, which codes for MRKIYMIFMCLFFAMTANAQQTRRLEGKVTEQGSGDPLIGVSVLLKGTKVGASTNQDGKFSMQVPKEGAATLVFSYIGYIKKEIVVGDRSTVNVILAEDSKNLNDVVVIGYGTSKKADLVSSVAQVDMKDLVKAPVRSIDEALAGRVAGVQVNSSDGQPGSSVNIVIRGANSITQNNSPLYVVDGFPIEGFNLNVFDPQEVESIDVLKDASATSIYGARGANGVIMITTKKGKVGDPVISFNPTLSLDKNIKTMKLMNNYEFAKMQLEFVPNSPGSAADPTPIYVLLTRPNRTLEDYRNVPFTDWQEPFFQTGVRQDYSLALRGGAGKTVYSVSGNINDQKGTIINTAYKRYQGRVTLDQTINNKLKVGINANYAYLLRSGNSASQGTGGSGTTNILYSVWGYNPTSELTFDDALDETTASGIDYKFNPILNQKNLVRNNTTHNLNASGYLDYAILPALKLRITGGINNSRVISEVFNNSNTYPGSPKTSPGKINGVNGSIVEANNNNWSNENTLTYTKTFNKKHNLNMLAGFSTQGNTSNAYGFGAILLPNEKLGISGLNEGTISPVTTATSSLWTLASFFGRAKYNYQSKYYLEASYRADGSSKFSTDNKWSFFPSIGASWRFIKEDFLKDSKILSDGKLRASYGKTGNNRVSDFAYLSSIDILPGNSYPWNNSYVTSVIPTTIGNPKVKWETTDQYDAGIDLAFLNNRISLTADVYKKNTKDLLLRATLPTSSGYTSAFKNVGAVSNRGLELTISTVNINKKDFQWNSSFNISFNRNKVLALAEDQETLLSTTSWDNAYSNIPSYIAKIGEPLGLMYGFIWEGNYQYNDFNKTSTGEYLLKDNVPGNGSSRQNIQPGDIKYKDLNGDGTINSADNTVIGNSLPLHTGGFSNNFRYKNFDLNVFFQWSYGNDIQNTNRLVFEGNGLGKRFLEQFDSYSNRWSPENQGASNYRTGGFSVAGYSSRTVEDGSFLRLKTVSFGYNVPKTLLKKLKVKSIRMFLSAQNLYTWTKYTGLDPEVSTYNSVLTGGFDYSGYPRARTIAFGANVNF
- a CDS encoding RagB/SusD family nutrient uptake outer membrane protein — protein: MKKLIFSILLLSVGLTSCKKFLGTVPTDNLLPKEYYDTEAKLLNALAGVYYPLSTEQLYANFLNTDFNVSDEAFYQRSTQADGVAVYNFDYSNVNVAGLWQQCYMGIERANLLISNINVASMEESKRKPILGEALFLRGYYYFLLVSNYGDVPLKIEPTKSPSGEDVQLQRTPVSAVYAQILADMEQAESLTSNITDFGFSGRVAKTTVQGILARVCLTMAGAPLKEESKYAAAKAWALKVKESGLHSLNPSYKQLFVNMHQDLYDIKESMWEVEFKGNGADGLGSGGRVGSLAGIQQQATNGIELKIGYCYGFLHTTTKLFNLFQPGDLRRDWNIAPFNYISTYTDRYYYNYYTPAQIFNRDAAKFRREAYLNDNKNKNVTPINYPLLRYADVLLMLAEAENHLNGATSLAYDAINQVRRRAYGINVATANMSVSVLNNINLATPGNTGYNITLNNIPVTITGGGGTGATAQASVSTANGKVTAISVLNPGSGYTSVPTVTIGTSWIAGNVYSVGTQVFNGNNLYTVTVAGTATATGPTQTSGASSAAVTGAVFTYAGIRATATATIATSVVDLTAGLSKDKFQEAIEDERAMELCFEALRKPDLIRWGKWQSTMNAVGADIRATGGTTFSYGGLAGSNVQPKHVLFPIPAAEITVNKAAVQNPGW